The Palleronia sp. THAF1 genome window below encodes:
- a CDS encoding L,D-transpeptidase yields the protein MTDNKTRGVNRRFFLSGTAATVLAAPAIAQQNSTEYRAPVQGQTRRNASSFRTLDWRPYFENTTNGAILCDISSRALHYWNDDASVYKLYPTSVPQTDDLTRKGRTEVIRKVEGPSWAPTPAMKERNPEWPDFIGPGPDNPLGTHALYLSWQFYRIHGTQDTRKIGRRSSNGCIGLYNEHIQELYALTTTGTQVLLI from the coding sequence ATGACCGATAACAAGACCCGTGGCGTCAATCGCCGTTTCTTCCTGTCCGGCACCGCCGCGACCGTTTTGGCCGCGCCCGCGATCGCGCAGCAGAACTCTACCGAGTATCGCGCGCCCGTTCAGGGACAGACGCGCCGCAATGCGTCCAGCTTCCGGACGTTGGACTGGCGTCCGTATTTCGAGAACACGACCAACGGCGCGATCCTGTGCGACATCTCCAGCCGGGCGTTGCACTACTGGAACGACGATGCGTCGGTCTACAAACTGTACCCGACCAGCGTGCCCCAGACCGACGATCTGACCCGCAAGGGCCGGACAGAGGTGATTCGCAAGGTCGAAGGCCCCAGCTGGGCCCCGACCCCGGCGATGAAAGAGCGCAATCCGGAATGGCCCGACTTCATCGGCCCCGGCCCGGACAATCCGCTTGGAACGCACGCATTGTATCTGTCGTGGCAGTTCTACCGGATTCACGGCACGCAGGACACGCGAAAGATCGGGCGCAGGTCCTCTAACGGCTGCATCGGCCTGTATAACGAGCACATCCAAGAGCTTTACGCCCTGACGACGACGGGCACTCAAGTGTTGCTAATTTAA
- a CDS encoding SAM-dependent methyltransferase — MTTAPKLTDRIALTLHRARTQQDALFLHELAADQLQDRLGMVKKRFTDVAIVTGHPQTWADRFPNAKIVPDTPTLTLEVGAHDLLIHAMALHWADDPVGQVIQCRRALRPDGLFLSVSPGGQTLAELRAVLAQAEANVAGGLSPRVAPMMDLRDAGALLQRAGLALPVADAERFTVTYADSPSLMRELRAMGEGNALHARDRRIPPRALFAEAARLYAQHHPAADDPARIQATVELIHLSGWAPDDSQPKPLRPGSASARLADALGTTELRPSDNSSGPED; from the coding sequence ATGACCACCGCGCCAAAACTGACCGACCGCATCGCCCTGACGCTGCATCGCGCCCGCACCCAACAGGACGCGCTCTTCCTGCACGAACTGGCTGCCGATCAGCTGCAGGATAGGCTGGGAATGGTTAAAAAGCGGTTTACCGACGTCGCGATCGTGACGGGGCATCCGCAGACCTGGGCTGACCGCTTTCCGAACGCGAAGATCGTGCCTGATACACCTACGCTGACGCTGGAGGTCGGCGCGCATGATCTGTTGATCCACGCGATGGCGCTGCACTGGGCCGACGATCCCGTAGGGCAGGTCATCCAATGCCGTCGTGCATTGCGGCCTGATGGGCTGTTCCTGTCGGTCTCTCCTGGCGGGCAGACCTTGGCCGAGTTGCGCGCGGTGCTGGCGCAGGCGGAAGCGAACGTCGCCGGTGGCCTGTCCCCGCGCGTCGCCCCGATGATGGACCTGCGCGATGCGGGTGCGCTGTTGCAGCGCGCTGGTCTTGCGCTGCCTGTCGCCGATGCCGAGCGGTTTACCGTCACTTACGCCGACTCCCCATCGCTGATGCGCGAACTGCGCGCGATGGGCGAAGGCAACGCGCTTCACGCCCGTGATCGGCGCATTCCGCCGCGCGCGTTGTTCGCCGAGGCGGCCCGCCTATATGCACAGCACCATCCCGCCGCGGACGATCCCGCGCGCATTCAGGCAACGGTTGAACTGATCCATTTGTCGGGCTGGGCGCCCGATGACAGCCAGCCCAAACCCCTGCGTCCCGGTTCTGCCAGTGCGCGGCTGGCGGATGCGCTGGGCACCACCGAACTGCGGCCAAGCGACAATTCGTCCGGGCCGGAAGATTGA
- the hemH gene encoding ferrochelatase → MLDAKSDTPMFTADDAVCPVHAKPDHPAIPPARIGILVANLGTPDNYDYWSMRRYLNEFLSDKRVIDYSPFIWQPLLQGVILTKRPFSSGAAYKSIWNEEQGESPLMTITKAQTEKLRDVLVKRYGADVRVDFCMRYGNPSTKSKVEEMIRDGCQKILFFPLYPQYAGATVATANDQFFRALMDAKWQPASRTVPPYFDRPSYIDALAQSIERAYGAMDTKPDVLVCSYHGVPQRYLMEGDPYHCQCQKTTRLLKERLGWDDTRITTTFQSRFGPEEWLQPYTVEEVARLAEQGKKNIAVCAPAFSADCIETLEEINEEIRESFEEAGGERFTYIPCLNDDDAHIAALEEVIAENLSGWI, encoded by the coding sequence ATGCTGGACGCGAAATCCGACACGCCGATGTTCACCGCAGACGATGCGGTCTGTCCAGTTCACGCCAAGCCCGACCACCCGGCGATCCCGCCCGCGCGAATCGGCATCCTGGTCGCGAACCTCGGTACGCCGGACAACTACGACTACTGGTCGATGCGCCGTTATCTGAACGAGTTTCTGTCGGACAAGCGCGTCATCGACTATTCACCGTTCATCTGGCAGCCGCTGTTGCAGGGCGTGATCTTGACGAAGCGGCCGTTCTCATCCGGTGCGGCCTACAAGTCGATCTGGAACGAAGAGCAGGGCGAAAGCCCGTTGATGACGATCACCAAGGCGCAGACAGAAAAGCTGCGCGACGTTCTGGTGAAGCGTTACGGCGCCGACGTGCGGGTGGATTTCTGCATGCGTTACGGCAACCCGTCCACCAAGTCGAAGGTCGAAGAGATGATCCGCGACGGGTGCCAGAAGATCCTGTTTTTTCCGCTGTATCCCCAATACGCCGGGGCGACGGTCGCCACCGCGAACGATCAGTTCTTCCGCGCGCTGATGGATGCCAAGTGGCAGCCCGCCAGCCGCACCGTGCCGCCCTATTTCGACCGCCCCAGCTACATCGACGCTTTGGCGCAATCGATCGAGCGGGCTTACGGCGCGATGGACACGAAGCCCGACGTACTGGTTTGCTCGTACCATGGCGTGCCGCAGCGCTATCTGATGGAGGGCGATCCCTATCACTGTCAGTGCCAGAAAACGACGCGCCTGCTGAAAGAGCGGTTGGGCTGGGACGACACACGAATCACCACGACCTTCCAAAGCCGATTCGGCCCTGAAGAATGGTTGCAGCCTTATACGGTTGAAGAGGTCGCGCGGCTTGCCGAGCAGGGGAAGAAGAACATTGCCGTTTGCGCGCCCGCGTTCTCTGCCGACTGCATCGAGACGCTGGAAGAGATTAACGAAGAGATCCGCGAAAGCTTCGAGGAAGCGGGTGGCGAGCGGTTCACCTACATCCCGTGTCTGAACGACGACGACGCGCATATAGCCGCGCTGGAAGAGGTCATCGCAGAAAATCTGAGCGGCTGGATCTGA